The nucleotide sequence GCATCTAGCAAATTCTGCTCCAATTTTATCTTGATTAGAAAATATCTCGCTCTTCGTTCCAAGCGAGTTGCCTCGTCTgtattttgcatttttcttttcttcctcctccgTGCAGTTAGTCCTGTCACAATTTTCCCAGCAACAGAATCTGAACCCCTCCGCTGTTTGAGGGGACTAAAATGATATTTATTCTTTATGCTTTTTGCCAGAGTAGCATTTCTGACTTTCCTTGGTGATCGTTTCAAAGGAGAATCAGATTTGCATTGGCGAGAAGCATCATGTCTAGTTGGTCTTTTTGGTACTGGAACAAACTCCATAGAGGTCTCATTCCCTTTTGATGATCTTCCCGAGTTGGAGGATACCAGTTTATTTTCCGAAGAATGCATCACTAGCAGTGGTTATTATCACAGGGGATTTATACCTAATAATACAATAAAAGATGTGTCAGATAGGAGCAGGCAGATGGTAAGAGGTTGAACAACAAATTTAGTAGTGACAAGACTACAAAATGATAGTATGTTAAAAAAAATAAGAGTGTTATCTTGCACCAAGCTATGCTGATCTGACCTACTGTGGTACTTCTATTTCCTATAGGGCAGGCATCTAAAAACATTTGAGCACACCGGATGCATGTACGCAGAGCACTCATCAGAATGCCAGATTAAGAAAACTACAGCACTAATCTACGTATGTACACATCTACAGTCAATAAACTGCCAAGTACACTCCGGTTTCAGATTGTGCAACGTGCAGTGTGTCATTTATTCAGAGCCGTGTGGAATTAACAGTCACAAGGTGGACAGGTGAGCACGCCCTGTTTCACTGTTCCGCTCCCGCGCATACGGGAACCCAACACGCCCTGTTCCGCTGTTCCGCTTCCGCGCATACGGGAACCCAATTGCTCAATCTGAAGCATGGACTAGCGGTAAGTCGTAACTTGGCTGGTTCCAATCAGACAGTCGAAATGTTGCCGGTTAAAAGTCGAAGCAACACCTCTACATCCATTTGGGGCAGTAGATCTGGGTTCTAAAGCACAGAGGAGAGCAAAGCGAAACCCACAAGCCCGATCCCCTCCTCAGAACTAGTACACAGCAACCAAACAAACCACACTAGCAAGCTGGCGAGCAAAAGCTGGGGAGAGGAGGCGTACGAACACAATGGCGCCGGCGAGGAAGCGGGCAGACGTCGAGAGGCACCGAGGACGCGGGCCGTTTCACCACCGGCCCCCACGCGCCCCAGATGCGGGGACCGCACCGCAGCCGGCCACGGCGGCGCTGGATCCCGCCGACGAGCCCGGTGCGGGGGACGGACGGAGCGGTAGGGCGTGAGGAGGGCGGAGGAGGCTGTGGGGGAGCAAAGCGGGGGGCGGCGGTTGCTGCTGCGACTGGCCGACCGCGTGGCGAAGCGGACGCGGAAATGAAGGAAGGGGAGCGCGGAGCAGGCGGCGAAGGGGCAGGGAAGGAAAGCAAAGGAAGCAACGCGTCGTCTCGGGCACGCTGCAGTTCTGCCCCGCGCGGCGCACGCCTCCTGTGTTGGCAGTTGACGCTAGGGGCAGAGGACGGACGGCTGGGATGGTCCTTGGCGGCTGATCGGACGGAATCGGATAATTATTGCTCGCCACTTCGTCAGTCAAGGCAGGAACCGTACCTTACACAGGAAGGAATCGGATGGCATTATCTATATATactattttagattttttttataacAAAGGCATTTCTTTTCCTTTCATGGTGAAATGAAGTTTGAATTCGGCACGAATGTACAGTGAAGTGACTCCAAACCAGTGCTAAAAGCTTGCTAAAAGCTCGTCTACTCCCTCGGACTGATGGACTGTAAAAAAATCCGGTTGGGAACAGAATGGGCATCGGTAGTGATCAATTGGGGGCCGATCCAGTTCAAATTTACCAtttaagggcgcgtttagatgcaaaattttttgggttttggctactgtagcactttcgtttgtatttaacaattagtgtctaattatggactaattaggttcaaaagtttcgtctcacgatttctcacccaactgtgtaatttttttttttttgtctacatttagtactccatgcatatgccgcaagattcgaggTAATAGGTACTGCAcaaaaaaattttgggaactaaacatgccctaaATACAACGAAGCAACTGGCCGGACCTGATCTGAGATTTCACAAAAATCTAGAAACCAGATTTGTTGAACAGAGTACAGACTACAGACCACACCTTCTCAGAGACAAGTTTACAAACTCAATGTGGAAATGAGGATCCAAAGCTGAAAGCTCCTAGAGTACACAACAATGTTACCTACAGAAAATCAGCTTTGCAGTTTTGCATGATCTCTTTCTCTCTAAAACAAGTACTATATATGATGTTAAACTGACAACGCCTGACCACATGTAGCCTCACAGCACTGGCTATACGTTCAAGAATTCTCATCTTTGGTTCTGAATAGCCTTTCTTCTTTTCCGAGGAAATCAACATGTCATCACTTCTTCGCCTTCCTACCTCTTTTGGTAGGTTGGGTTTTCCTTGCGCCCTTTTTGGGGCCCTTTCCTGTAACCTTTGCCTTCTTCGGTGCCTTCCCCTGCATGTCACAGGAAGCAGATTAGATTCCCATCAGGTGCACTTCGATGTTGCGACAAGCATTTTTCAATGTAACTTGGGCTACCATGAGagaatagcaacacactagcaggTAGCAGCAAGCTGAAATCTGGAGTATCAGCTATCTTGCCAAATTTACCACAAACTTGTTGATAGCATGTTTTACaacatttttttttgttatgGTTCTGTGAAATGATTACTTCAGCGAACACAGCAACAGCAACGAAACATAAAAAATAAGAACTGTGCTACTGCAAACAGCTCGTGCAAATTCCCAGTAAACACATCCAATACAGAATTTGCAACCGCTGCAAATCTGCAACACCACCAATTGGAAACTTCTGTACATAACAACTATCCAGATTCTAGCTATTCATAGTTGCGGGTTAGTTATCAGAGTCAAGAAAACACACCGCTGTTTTCTCTGCTTTCCTTTTGGTCTTTGCCTTAGGTTGACCTTCATCTTCATTATTCTGATCATTTTGATTAGCCTGTGGTTCATAGAGTTTGTCACCCTCATCGTCTGAATCAAATGTGAATCCATCAAGGGTACCTAAACAGATGATAGATCTTCAATATTAGAGAATGAAAATTGCAGTGCAGCCTATCATCGTATAAACAATGGGACCATTGCTTCGTGAAAAGCCTGGTTGTTCCTTGTAGTGCACATTAAAAGACTGAAGCTACAGCCACAAATGCAGATGCACCAAAAAATAGTTCAATCAAAGAACGATAGGAGCATGCCACTATTTACAAGTTTGAGTGTGCATGCCAGCTTTATACATTAGAGATGCTCTGGAGAAAAATTGAATTTATATTAGCCTGCACCCTGCAGTAACTGTCGGAAGTATGTACCTTCCAGCATAGTCTCTGCTTCAAATAAATTGGATTGTGGTTCCAGTTGAATGAAGTCATTCATTATAGCCTCTATCTGCACACAAGAAAACAGTGGGTGGGTGGGTTATGGTGAATAGTTGCCTTGGAATGGAAGTGGCGTTTAGAAATTGAACACATGACCCAATTAACAAGCAGAAATGGCACACTAATGCTCGAAATTATGACATGTGTGAATTGACATAGTGGATAGCTCAAATATGCATGCAAAATTTAGTTTATAAACCTTTGCTTCTGATTGTCCCACACTAACCTGAAAGAAAAATACAGAGGGTTAAAACACCAACACAAAACAATAAACCTCTACTTGGGTTTGGAACATAACTTACAACACAAAATGTCCTGGATGGAACTATAGTTGTTTTGTACATTGTTCCTGTATGAGTTGGGGAGAAGAAATAAGATGTTCAAGTATTGGAATATTGCACATATCAAGATTTAAGACAAAACAGAGCTGGTTTCAAATGCTTAAGCAAAGCTTCAGTACAGATTTACATCGTTACAATTCAGTATCCAAAGTACACAAAATGATAAATTACTTGATGGtacctttcaggtctaacaacaAATCCTGATTTCCAGTAGGACCATTTGAAACTACTATCCTCCCAACTGCACCAATATCTCCACTCAAATCTATCGAGTCACCATCACATTCAATCAATGCCTAGAAAGAAAACAAACAAACAGaacaaggattataacttgggaAATGTTAATGAAATAAAATTTTGGATATGCAGTCGGAATTTTGGAGGTATATATGTTAAGGGATAACAGGGAATGATAGATTCACCAAGTTACTCTCCAGAAGTCTAGTCATTCACAGTTCCATTTAACACACAGATACAGATACACAATTCAGAAATTAGAACCACAAGTATATGGCTCTTTGGTACACTGCCGAAGCTCTTAAGATCCAGAGCTTGTTATTTAAGTAGGCTGGGGCTTTTTTCCCATCGTGTTGTTCTTGTCATCTTTTAAATTTCTTTGTGGCACATTAATTTTCGCTTTTCAGATTTGAGATTGGGTTAACAGTTGTAAGTCAATCGTTTCCCTCTATCAATTAAGGAAATAAAATGCAGCTCTGATGCCATCATTCGTTGTTCAAGCAGGAAAAGAAAGGTGTGGCTATTGTGTTTTAGTCCATGCTCCCATTGTTAAATCATTGTTCTCTACAAATGGACTGCATAATGTATCATACACAAACAAGTGTCAATGTCATGTCATGTCTCCTGATTATACCTCTACACACTATATAACATATTCCTTACACAGCAATGCTAAGAAGACAATTCTTCTGAGAATAAGAATATGATATAAATATaataaggggggggggggggggggggggggggggggggagataaCAGCCATGGTGATAACATTCGTTGCAAACATAGAAACTTTAATGGGTGATCTCCGTATAAGCAGTGCCTCTTAGAGTTGAGCATACCTTTGAACATTGAACTTTATCAGGAAATATTAATGGTAACCTCTGGGAGACCTGGCATTAGAGGTACATACACTCCATCAGAGAGCTGCAAATATATAATTGGAAATGGCTAGAGCTTCACATCCAAATTTGAAGGAGCATAAAACAATAAAGTGGAGAGATGGGTGAGTTGGCATCTTACAGAGTTTCCTGTAAGTTTATCTTGCATATCATCTTCAGCATCTCCGTCTTTGATGTTGAACCATGAAACAGTATCACATGTCATTCCAAATCTGAGTGATAAGTTATCAAGTATCAACTGAAATGGAAGTCATATTAAAGTGCCTTACTACCTGCTTGGTCTGGACCAGCTTTTGTTCCAGCAACCTTTGTTTTTCTAGTCTTAGTTTGCTGAGCATCCTTTCTCTTGGCAGTACTAAGTGAGTCATCTTCATGATTATCTTCACCAGCCCTTGAAGGGCTGTTTCCCGGGGAAGCATCAGAACCAGATGAAAGTGTTACCATATCCTTCTTTGGAGTCTACAAAAAATATTATGTGCAAAAATTAACTACAAACTATAGGACCAGTTTACAACTACTATGCCATAGTGAATTTAAAACAAAACATAACAGTTGCAATGTCTGATCACTAATATCACAATAGAAATCGAACATTACAAACAGGTACAGATAATCTGTACAATAAAATGATGCCTGCACAGTTTCATTGATGGCCAAACTAGTAGCCTGAGTCTCTAATAGTACAGTAGAAATTACATAGTGCTACATTATCCTTTTTAATGGATGAAGCAACAACACAACACCAGCCTAGTTACCAAGATATCATGAATAGGAGACAGGGAATCTAAAACACTCAAATCCATACCGAGCGTCTAGGAGTATTAGCTTGCTTTTCATCCATGGTTGATCCATCTGCATATTTGCCAAAAGAATCAATAAGAATCAATGTGACAAATATGGATCAAAACCTATAGGACTCGTGCCTCAGAATTTTTATAGTACAAAAATATACAGGTATGTTCTACCTTTTTTACTGCCAAGTTTTTTTCTTTTAGTAGCTGCTGAGATTTTGCTTTTATTTTGTGAAGCACCATCTCTATCACCTGCATGATCTGGACTAGCCTGCTTCTCTCCTTTGTCTTGTTCTCTAGATGCACTGGTTCTTGTCGGACTAGCTTCACGAGAATCATCTGACCCAGAAGAAAGCATCACTGGTGCCACACTTGGTGCctatgctcccagaaaaaaaaatgtttgaatccatgtggtaagtggtaactgCTACATAATAGACTTatccgcctgtgaccggaaggtcctgggttcgagtcgcagtctcctcgcattgcacaggcgagggtaaggcttgccactgacacccttccccagaccccgaacagagcgggagctctctgcagtgGGTACGCCCTTTAGTACCATTCTAGAGTTAtgacggcagacccttgagtctaaaggttttagattgagcagaactaaaaccgaatacatgagatgcgactttggcggagctgcacaggaggagggagatatgagtttggaaggtcaaatagtgcataagaaggatacctttcggtatctgggatcgatgctatagagggatggagatattgatgcggacgttagccatagaatcaaagcggggtggatcaagtggcgacaagcttctgtcattctctgtgacaagagggtaccacaaaagttaaaagacaagttttatagaatgGCGATTAGACCGGCTCTGTTGTAtgaagcagaatgttggcctacaaagattcgacatgttcaacaactgagtgttgcagaaatgcgtatgttgcgatggatttgtggtcacacaagaatgtgttgcgatggatttgtggtcacacaagaatggaccgagttcggaacgatgatatacgtgatcgcctaggggtagcaccaactgaagaaaagcttgtccaacatcggttgaggtggtttggccatgtccaaaagagacctccagaggcaccagtgcattgtggagtcctaagccaagctaataatatgaggagaggtagacgaagaccgaaattgacataggGGAAGGCAATAAAAacagatttgaaagcttgggatatacctagagatctatgtttgaataggagtgcttggaaagcagctattgaagtgcctgaaccgtgacttggggctcttggtgggtttcaactctagcctaccccaacttgcttgggactgaaaggctatgttgttgttgttgtaccatTCTTGACATTACTCGGTGGTATCAAGGTGGACGACCACAGTTTTACAAAAAGCATAAGCATAGCTAAAAACTTCCTTATACAAATGCACCAACAGAAAGAGCTCAAACCTACGGGGTCAGAAAGAGCAGGAACTTTCTTGAGCAGGACATGAACCAATTTATGGCACATAATGAGCCCATTGGCACAAAGACACAGATCAACCGCTAGTACGACATTATTTGTCTTCGTTTCCTTTACTTCCGAGTTTTAAATTCGCACATTTGAAAAGCAACTAATGGCGAGACAAGGATGTAGAAACCGTGGCAGGAAAACCGTGTCAGACTGTCAGTATGTCACCCACCGGGGTTTAGTTAGTGCGGCCTGACCTACTGTATTTCGCTAGAGTTTCACGAGCAGGATTGTACAAGTGAGGTGGAAATCCAAGGCAAGAGGTCGCATCCTGCATCCGGAACAGGAGATTTGCTCCAAGAGGAATAAGAAAGCTAGCTTACCCCAGCAGATGCCACGATTTAGCCATGGAGACCAGAGCCAAGTGGAGATGGGGTAGAGGAGGGAGATGAAGCGAGATGGTACCTGAAACGCGCGGAGCCAGTcaggatcatcttcttcctcccccaTGCTAGCTGCTCGGTTGCAACCGGGTGGTTCAGGGAGAGATcacggcaggcggcggcggcgctcgctGGAGCCTGTTTGGTAGCGCTCCAAACCTGCTCCTAGCCGCTCTAGCTTCAACTCTCAGGAGCTCTCGCTCCGTAAATCACCCCTTCGGCAGCACTTCTTCCCACTCCTCCAGGCGACGGCAGCTCCCTCGCCGCCGCAGAGAAGGACGAGGAGGGCACGCGAAGGAGAGGGGCGGCGCAGGCGCGGCGATGTGAGCAACGCCAATGGGCCAGAACCGGAAgcggagtttttttttttaatttaaccGGAAGCGGAGTTCAGGAGGCTGGCCCCAAGGAAGGAAGATGCTGTTCCACATGATACGGCCCAGGAGGAGGAATGTATTATTAGGCTTCCGGCCTGAATGGGTGAATGTAATTCGAAAACGTCTTTTTGAACCTCAAAACTTTCGCGGttcataaaaaaaaaaaactttcgcGGTAGTTGGATTTCCTCCCTCGTTTAGAAAACGAATTTTTAACCGTCATCTAGAGTTATATAAAAAAAACATCATCAAGTTTTTTTATCGGGTACAACTTGGACGCACACAACCCACACACAGGCGTGCGCGTTTGTACACACGCAAAGAAGAAATTGGGAGGCTCTCTGACCTTCAATCCAGTAACACCGAATGCGCACGCGTGTATGTACCTGCTTTTTCTaggaaaaaatctaaaaaaatatgCAAAATCAGAATTTGAACTCTGGGTAGCATCCTACCCACTAGACTGCCCTTCCACTGGGTGACAGGCCTTTTTACAACCATCATCA is from Miscanthus floridulus cultivar M001 chromosome 7, ASM1932011v1, whole genome shotgun sequence and encodes:
- the LOC136462733 gene encoding DNA-binding protein BIN4-like, with the protein product MGEEEDDPDWLRAFQAPSVAPVMLSSGSDDSREASPTRTSASREQDKGEKQASPDHAGDRDGASQNKSKISAATKRKKLGSKKDGSTMDEKQANTPRRSTPKKDMVTLSSGSDASPGNSPSRAGEDNHEDDSLSTAKRKDAQQTKTRKTKVAGTKAGPDQADGDAEDDMQDKLTGNSVSQRLPLIFPDKVQCSKALIECDGDSIDLSGDIGAVGRIVVSNGPTGNQDLLLDLKGTMYKTTIVPSRTFCVVSVGQSEAKIEAIMNDFIQLEPQSNLFEAETMLEGTLDGFTFDSDDEGDKLYEPQANQNDQNNEDEGQPKAKTKRKAEKTAGKAPKKAKVTGKGPKKGARKTQPTKRGRKAKK